ATAATTATGATGGATGGCGGCAGTACCACATTTCATATAGCAAAACTGCTGACTTTAAAAGAAAATATTACTGTTATCACAAATTCATTGATTATTGCCCAGGTACTGGCAAACACATCGAATAATATTTTATGCCTTGGCGGTAAATTGCGTGGTTCCAGCAGGGCGGTTACAGGCGCCTGGGCTACAGATATTATAAAGACGCTTACGGTTGACCTGGCCTTTATCGGCACCGATAGCCTTGATGATAAAGGCCCCAGCACACTTTCGTACGAGGAAGCCCAGGTTAAACAGGCCATGCTCGAACATAGCAATAAAACCATTGTCGTATCCGACAGCAGTAAGCTTAAACGACAGGGGTTATTCCATTGCGGCAAATGGTCTGACATTGACTATCTTATTACCGATAGTGGAATTAATCTATCAGAGATTGATTTTATAACTAGTAAAACTACCGTTTTGATAGGAGAATAATTTCGTTATTTTATCTATAAATCCTTTAATAACATGAGAAGAAAAGACCTGATTCACATAAAAAATGATATAAGAATTTCTCCGGCAGCAATAATTGCCTATTACCCAAAAACCTATAAGCGGAAATATACATTAGTACTGGAAAATTTTGAAAATACAGGCGATTGGTATTTATTTAATATTTATTGGGATTAACCAGACAGTATATACAAAATACGTAGTATTGCCACACTCACAACTCTGATATTATTTAATGATGGTTATTATCTATATCACTAATTCACATCAGGCATAAAGCACTCCTTTCACTGGTTAGTTTTCTTGATATAAATATTCGACTAAAATCTGTCAAATAACAAGTATATACTGGCTTATCATGACTTTTTGAAGTTATATTTATTACATAGTATCTATATTTGTCACAGTAAGCCAAACCGCGTGGTAATGTTAAACCCTGTCATTAAGATTACCCCATAGTTATAAATATAATGAACGTAAAAAAGTAGTAATTCACATGATGCTTTGGTGAATTGCTACTTTTCTAGTTCCTATTTTTTAACAGACTTTTCATAGTTATAAGAGGTTAAGGCTTTCACTTGTGAACACAAAAATATACGAATGATGTATTAACCTTTCTACCAAAGTTGCAGTTAGCCGATTATTTCCAAAAACAGTATTCCATTGGCTAAACTTTAAATTTAAAGTGATTATCAGGCTTTTACGCTTGTAACAATCCAATACTATCTGAAAAGCAACCCCTCAGCATCTTTATGTAAGACACAAAGCCCATTTCATCTATAACCGTGAATTTAAATAAATTCAACTTTATTCAGCATTATAAGAAAGCTTTTGAGCATACGTTTTTGTTGTTTCGTTCCAACAGGATATTTGCCAGTGAAGCGGCAGTAAAGGAGCGGTATGCATACCGCGCTGGTAAGCCATAAAGACAAAGCAATTCTAGATGCGATTTATATAATCCAACTTCACCCAACAGTATCAGATTCTCTTTCTTATCCCAAAAACGAAGGGCAATTATTTCTTCTTTTGCAATGCCTGGGAGAATGGCAATATTATTCATTCAGGTAAACCCACCTTAAATCCGGAAGTTTTGACAAGACGGTTGACTCGGTTAATTTCTTATTCTTTTAACTCAATTTTTAATAAATTGGTTACATACCGTTCTACAATTTGAAATTTTACGGAATATCACTCTTTCACTAATTCGCCAAGTTTCAGTATCCATACGTTCTTCTCTATCCAGTCATCTGGCATCCGCTGATAACACCGCCTGTTGCGGTCATAAATATAAGTTAAGAATATAGTTGACATCAGGCATTAATGAAGAGAATAGAGCAGGCGGCGGGTGGTATTCAGATGGTGAGATCATGTAATAACATTACCGAATGCTTTCTGTATCAGAGCAACCGCATTTACGAGCAAAAGAGATTGCTTTATCATTATGTGATAACTATAGACTGTATATCATTAAAAATAATCTTATATTTATTAATTTAATGTGGTTTTAAAATAACTTATAATTAAATCATACCTAATACTTTATCTTAAAATATACTATGAAAACCATATTCTTTGTTTTGGCAGAATAAATTTGATATTAAGAATATTTCTTTTATGTTTTATATTAATTCCATAGAAAATATATTTAAAGATAAAGTAGTCAATAGCTATAAGAATTAATTGTAACAATTTAAATTACAGTATAAATCTATAGAAATAATAATCAATATGTTAAGTTAATTACAGTAAATTAGGAATTAGAAATAGAGGATATTATGAGTAAATGGACTCTCAGAAAAATAGAGCGTAGCAACAAAAAATTAATTAATGGCATCTCTTCATTTGGTTTTCATGACCCTTAGGTCATGTTTATTTAGCAGAATTCTCAGGAAATTACATAGGCTGTATCTATAATGGTACCGTAGAATGGACTGCCGGCGCAAATAATCCTAGTTATCTCCAGTTCACTATCAAATCAACATAAAAGAGCCTAAATATCCTGACAAAGCCTTTCATTATAACTCCTTGCTGATTTCGGGACAAAAATTTATTTATAGAATGAATTTAGACACAAATAAATTTATGCCTCTTATTGACAAGGAAAAGGCCAATATTATTGACATTGCAAACTGTGTGTATGATAAAAAGGATACTACTATACGGGTTAATGACATACAAGGCTATAAAGTGCTTCACTTCGATTTTAACAGGAATTTAATTAGAAACTATAGGACAAGGTATACCCAGGTTTCAAATAGATACCATAGGTTATTCTAAGGCATTATTTAACTGGATATACGATATTCGATTAGGTGCTAATGAAAATATTTATGTTCTGGACAGCAAAAACTATGCCATTAGAATGATAGATATAAAAAATAAAAAGGTTATGACCATATGCGGCAATGAAACAGGAGGATATTCAAGAGATGGGGTAAAGTAATAAATGCTACCTTAGGCAGCAATCCAAATAAATTCTTTAATGGTCCATGGGCCTTATCTATTGACGAAGATAATAATATTTATATTGGCGATACACAAAACCATGCAATTAGAATGATTGATAGCAAGAAAAATATTATAAATACCATAGCAAATGCCAATATGTATAAAAATTATTTTGAAAAAATCTGCAGCATGGAGTATTATAATGGAAAGCTTTATATTCCCAATTGGCAGATAGATGATCCTGACATCTTGATTATTCTTTCTAAAAGTTAATTTTATATAAGAAGGTTTAAATCAAATCGTAAAAAATTTTGCATTGCTAGTTTCAGAGAATATAATATAAAAATATACGAACAAAACCCCAGTAAACACGGATGTTTACTGGGGTTTTAAATTGCGGAGGCAGGATTTGAACCTACGACCTTCGGGTTATGAGCCCGACGAGCTACCGGACTGCTCCACTCCGCGGCATTTTTGACACATGCTTAGTATATACATAATTACTAAAATTGTCAAGGCTTCTTACAAGGATTTTTAAATAAAAAGCCTTTCTGATAAAATCAGGAAGGCTTTTTGTTTGAAAAATGAGATTATTTAGCCGGATGAAGGGCATTCATTAAATAAGAATAAGCCCAGTGGTCAGAAGGAATATCTGTGTAAGTATAAGGTCCGTCCCTATGGGTTGTTCCTCTGCCGAAGGCACGGCTTATGATTGAAACAGCTTCCGCCTTTGTAACGGTTGCATCGGGTCTTAAAGTATTATCGGGATAGCCTGAAATGGCTCCGATGTTTACAAGCTGGGCCATTGCTTCATAGGCCCAATGGTCTTTTTCCAATAAGGAAAGTTCCACATCTTCATTCAGCTTTAAAATATTATTTAATATTATGGATATTTCTCCACGGGTAACGGATTTATTCGGTCTGAATGTTCCGTCAGTATACCCTGAAACGAAGCCCTTTGAACCGCAGAAACTTACTGCATTGGCATACTGGGCAGAAACGTCATAAAAATTGCCTACATAAAATTTATCCTTATCTGCAAAAAGCTCAAAGAGCATTTGGCAAAGTTCCGCTCTTGAAACTTCCCTTTGGGGCTGAACGAGACCGTTTTCTGCCGTAATATAAGGTTTCAGTTTAAATTCGTCAAGCTCTATTAAATCGTTTATAGAATAATTTTCGAGGTTTGCGGGAGCTGTAGGAACCTTTTCATAGTATTCTGTATCTGTTTTTACTGCTGCGGTAAAGCTTTGGGGCTCAAGGTTCGTTTTCATATAATTTTTAATTTGCAGATTAATATTTCCTTTGGGAACCGTATCGTCTGCCACTAATTTAAGGCCTGTTATGGTAAGGGTTGAGATTTCATCTCTTCTGGATTTTTCAATGCCTTTTAACTCAACAAAAACCCTTGAATAATTTACCTCACCGGCAGGGTAATGGTAAGTAAGGGTATAGTCCTTATCGTTTATGCCGTAGCCGCTTCTTTTTGTATCTTTCGTCCATTTGATATTTTCTGAAAGATGGAGTTTAACGGCGCTTTCGCCGTTTACTGTCATATTCAGGGCTTTATAGTCATTTTCTTTTATAAGATCTGAAGGAACATCGGGAAGTATCTTAACCCCCTGGGGAGCAGTGATTTCAAAAGTCCCTTCGGATATGGTGCCTACTACTTTTTCAGAAATTGTTATTTTATCTATGGGAAATACTGTTTTTCCCTCGACGGGAGTTTTAACCTCTGTTATGCTCTTTTTAATTTTCTTTGCTGCTTCTGAAATACCGCTGTAAGGTACAGCTTCGGCAAATTTATGGGTGGAAGAGCTTATTTCATTATAGCTTTCTATGGTTACATACATATCTTCATATTGGAGAGCTCTTGTTACTAAAGGCACTCTTATGGATTCGCCTTCTTTTCCGTCTCTTGAAGTTACAAGAGTTGCAACGGAGTCATCTGAACCTATGTGAAGAATGTAAGGAATTTCATTGGCAGCTGTTACAATCCTTGTATATACGCCGCTTGTTGACGTACTGGAGGTAGGGATGAATTCTCCCACGGTGGTATTATAGTTGGTGGGAAGCTTTTCTTCTATTCCTCCGGTGTAGTATTCATTGGCGTATTGGTCACCATTTAGGTTAACGCTTCTGAAAAACCATACGCCGTTTTGGAGGGTAAGCTTTACAGAAGAGTTTGCAGGAAGATCGTCTTTTAATTCTATTACAAGCTCTGAAGCGGGGAAAGCATATTTTACACCTTTTACATAATTATCTGCCGAAATAAGGCCTTTAACGCTGATGACATCTGTATACATGGTTTCCTCGTCCATGACGTCAAGCTGTTTTGTAAGATGATTTTCGGAAGCAGCGTATACGTTAGGAGGAAATGTTAAGGACGAAATCACAAATATTGAAGCAAAAAGAGCAGAGAGCCTTTTTTTCATCAATAATTCTCCTTTCCTGTTCATAATTTTATAATTTACTCTACTATACATGGTAACATTTTATTGTTTTAAAGTAATAACAAAATTGTTAAGAATTTGTAACTATTGTGTTCTTGAATATAATTTATTATAATTATAGCAAAACAAGATTAAGGTAAGAACAAAAATCTATTTTTCATAAATGGCTTAAAATATAGAATCGCTATTTTAAGCCATTCAAAATATACAATTTTTGTTACGCTAATTCATTGTTTTACTATGGTTATCATAAACGCTTTACTTTTTATGAATATGACAGAAAATTATATATAAAATATCTTAAGAAACACAGTGCAATTGATAGGCGTTATGGTTCAAAAAGATAAAGCTTTCTTTATGAATTATAAGGAGATGCTTGCTTAAAAAACGGTTTCCAAGCTTGTGTGCATTATTTTTTATCTTCACTTAGTATATATAAATAATTATATAACGGGAGGCGCTTCATGGATAGTATAAATGTAAAATTAGAAAAGTTAAGAGGGCTTATGGCTGAAAATGGTATAGATGCTTATCTTATAACTAAGGCGGACCCGCATCAATCTGAAAATGCCAGAGCGTATTGGAACGGGGTTCAGTTTATATCAGGCTTTAAAGGCTCTGCAGGAACTGTAGTTGTAACGAAAGATAAAGCTGGCTTATGGACAGACGGAAGATATTCCATTCAATCCAGAGAGCAGGTTAAGGGAACGGAATTTAACGTTTACATCACTTCCGAGCCGGGGACGAAAAGCTATGTTGATTTCATAAAAAATGAAGTGAAGGAAAAGGGAAGGCTTGGCTTTGATTCAAGAACTTTAAGCGTATCTGATGCAGAAAAGCTTGAAAACACCTTAAAGGAGAAAGAAATAGTGCTTTTCGGAAACAAGGATTTACTTGGGCCTATTTGGGAAAACAGGCCTGAGGACATTGGCGGAAAGGTATTTGACCATTTAACAAAATACTGCGGAACAGACAGGGTTAAAAAAATTGAAGACGTAAGAAAAAGCATGGCGGAAAAAGAGGGCGATACTTATATTATATCCTCCCTTGACGATATCGCATGGCTTTTGAACCTTAGATGTGCAGACGACGAAACTTTATGCTTTCCTGCCTATGTAGTCATGACGAAAGAAAGAACTATATTATTTGCAAATGAAGAAAAGCTTTCAGACGTTCTTGATATTCTTAAAAGAGATCAAGTTGAAATAATGCCCTATGAAAGCATCAATGAATTTTTAAATACCCTTGAAAGTCCGGGGAAAATTATAATAACTCCTTCCAAAACAAGCTATTCTCTTTATTCTGAAATAAAAAATGAAAAAATCGTAAAGCTTGATTTTGATATCACAACAAATATGAAAGCGAGAAAAAATCCCATCGAAATAGAAAACAATAAAGAAATAAGCATAAAAGACGGAGCCGCCCTCGTTAAATTTATAATATGGATAAAGGAAGCATGCAAAACTTCTCCGATAAGCGAATATGAAGCAGGCCTTAAAATGGATAGCCTCCGTAAAGAAATAGAAGGTTTTGTCCACACAAGCTTTTCAACTATTTGCGGTTATGGGGGAAATGCTGCTCAAGCCCATTATAGAGCAACAGAAGATAAAAACAGCGTTATAAAGCCCGAAGGCTTTCTCCTTGTGGATTCCGGCGGAAATTATCTTAAAGGAACTACAGATATCACAAGGACCTTTGCCCTTGGAAAAATAACGGAAGAAATGAAAAGAAATTTTACTTTAGTTTTAAAATGCCATATTGCTCTAGCGAAAGCAAAATTTTTATACGGAGCCACAGGAGCAAACCTTGATATTTTGGCAAGGCTTCCCTTATGGGAGGAATGCCTTGATTTTAAGCATGGCACAGGTCACGGCATAGGCTTTGCTCTTAACTGCCACGAAGGCCCTCACAGAATCAATCTTACGGCAGGTCCTATACGCCTTGAGGAAGGCATGCTTGTTTCCAATGAACCGGGATTTTATGCCGAAAACCAATATGGCATAAGAAGTGAGAATATTATTCTTGTTAAGGAATACGGTGAAAGCCCTTACGGCAAATTTATGGAATTTGAAACCATTTCGTTCTGTCCTTTTGACCTTGAATCCATTGATAAGGACCTTTTAACAAAAGAAGAAACAAAATGGCTTAATGACTATCATAAGGACGTTTACGAAAAGCTGAGCCCGTATCTTAATGACGAAGAAAAGGCATGGCTTAAAGAAAATACAAGAGTAATATAAAACATAAATATAGTTATTAATCTTAAAAATAAATTTGATAATTATATGAGGGCGCTTACCTAAAAAGACTTACAAGCTAACCCTTGTATCTTTTTCAAAATTCGCTTAGTATAAACTATTATAAGGGCAAAGACATCTATGGTAATCAAGATATCCCTAACGAACTTAAAAAAAGCCCGTTAGGGGTAAGAGGGCGCTTACTTGAAAACGATTTATAAGTTTATTCAGCTTATATCATTTTTAAGTTTGCTTCGTATAAATTGATTTGCTGTATTGATGTTTTTGCCCTTGCGTTTTATAATGGAAGACCTGATATTTTAAAAAATATTTAATTTATTTCATTTTATGTGGAACAAAAATCATTTATGAAACGTCTTAAATATGTATGGCGATGATTTATTCAGTTAAAAATAATCTTAATAAAGATTTTATAATAGATATAATACTTTTTAAAAAGCTTTTCGTATATAGATAAAGTATGGCTTTTAGTTTATATTAGTGATCTGTCGGCGGACATGCCTTATAAATAAAGTTTGTCTGCCTTATATATAATAAATAAAATTTAATAAGGCCAAAAATTTTGCAGTAAAAATTCCATGCTTCAAGGAGTTTTTTGAGAAATTTTTGCATCTTTTGTTTTTTATTTAGTATAAAAATTAATCTGCAGTTTTTTTTGCGGATTAACAGGAGGTTTACCATGATATGTAAAAAGTGCAAGACTGCTGTTGGAGAAAACGATAATATATGCCAAAACTGTGGCAATAATCTTAAAAAAGGCAGGAATATGTGGATTGTTGCAGTAATCCTTATTATAGCGGCGTTGGCTGTAATATATTTTGCCGGAAAAGGCGGCAACGGCGATAATACGCCAGGCGACGCTATAGAAAGCCCGGAACCTGATTTTACGCCTCCTTCTTCTGAGGAGCCGAAACAGGAGGAAACCGAAAGCCCGGAGCCCACGGAAAGCGCAGAACCTGTGCCAAGCAGTGAGGCGGATTTGGATAGACCGATAGAAGAAACATGGGAAATGATAGATAATTTGATTTACAGCGTATCGGATTATTATAAAAATTATAATGAAACGGTTTCTTTTGTTTCTAAAAATGGCTATTTATATGACTTTCCTGCAAAGGCCTATGTTTTCCCCGAGGATTTGCTTGATTTAACAGATATGGACCCTAAATATGCTGAAGAAGGAGCTTTGTTCTTCTTTTTAAGGCCTGCAGACTTAAAGGGCTACGGTGATTTAAGAGTTTCCGACAGTGATGAGCTTGAAATTTTTGTGGGATATGAAACGTCAGAAGGATATGCGATTTCTTCCGAAAGTGAGCCCGGAGGCATCATACCCAATAAAGATTTAAAGGCTGTTCTTGAAAAATATCAATGGGAACACGGAAGCCAAAAGAAGTATGATAAGGATTCCGACGAGCTTATTAAAATTATAGACGCTATAAACAGATATGACGATTCTCAAAAGGCCTATGATATAAGAAGGATAAAAGCCGACGATAAATATATCAGCATCGTCCTTTCGGAAAAGGGTCAGTCTTCCGCTTTAAAGCATTATATTATTGAATTCAGCGGAGATGTTTATAATGTTATTCTTTCCGGAATCGAGGCAGAGACCACAAGCGAAGTATATGTTAACAGGAGCCTTCCTGATTTTAATATGAGTCTTTTGCCGGAATATAGTGTTTCCACAGTTTCAAGGTATTTGAAAAGCGATTTTCAAAATATAGTTGAAGTTATGAGGCAAAACGAGCTCATAGAAGAAAGTGACCTTCCGCTTTTATTCAGTTCAGGAACCGATGAATTCTTATATTTTGAATTTACATCCGGAAAGTTTTTCATAGGCTATTTTGAAAACGATACATGGCAGCTTTATCTGGTTAACGGCTATGACGACGCCAAAAGCTTTATGGAAAGTATCGTAAATAAGCCGCCTTTATTCATCCTTAAAGAGTTTTAAAAATTATTGACTTTGAAATAAAAGAATAGCAGCCGCCTGAGAGAGTCAGGCGGCTGCTATTTTCATAAACGGCCGATATATGTTTTTAAGCTAAGCGTAAGAAATTTCCCAAACCATAAGCAAAACAACTTTTAAGAAAGTAACAAAAATCCATTTTCATAAACGGTTTTATTATAAAAGCTTTATCTAAAATATACGATTTTTGTTATCTTGATTTTTGTTTAGCTCTATTTGCAAAGGCGGTATGCCGCATGGTATACGGGACCTACATATTGATTGAATGCAAAACCATGCTTTATGGCTGCATAAGCAAAGTCTTTTGCTTTGCAAACTGCGTCCCTTACGGAAAGGCCTGTTGCAAGGCCGGCAGCTACGGCTGCGGCAAAAGTACAGCCGGCGCCGTGATTGTTATTTGTGGGAAGCTTGGGAAGTGAAAATACTTCAAATTCCTTTCCGTCGTAAAAAAGGTCTATGGCGTCTCCATTTTCTAATGATTTGCCGCCTTTAATCACTACACTTTTTGCCCCTAAGGCACATATTTTAACAGCGGCTTCTTTCATGTCTTCTAATCCCTTTAATTTACCCATGCCGGATAATACGCCGGCTTCAAAAAGATTGGGTGTTGCAACGGTTGCTAAAGGAATAAGCATGTCCCTTAAGGCGTCTGCGTTTTCAGGGTTTAAAACCTCGGCTTCGCCCTTGCATACCATTACAGGATCAATTACTATATTTTTTATATCGCCTTTTTCAAGCGTTTCCTTAACTATTTTTATTATTTCAACATTAGGAAGCATTCCTGTTTTCATTGCGGCGATTTCTCCGCCGGCGGTTGCTGTTTTTATCTGCTGCTTTAAAAGCAACGGGTCTATGGCAGTTACGCCGTGGCTCCAGCCGTTATCCGGATCCATGGTAACGATAGAGGTAATTGCCGTAAGGCCGTAGGTTCCATATTCTTCAAAGGTCTTTAAATCGGCCTGTAATCCGGCTCCGCCGCTGGAATCACTGCCGGCTATGGTTAAAGTTTTAGGTATTGTATTCATAAAGATACCTCCATTAATAATAATAAATATAATACAAAGCAGGCTATAGCTTATATTGAATAATTTATAATATTATTATACAATGAAACCGAACCCAAAAAAAGATACGGTTTTAGATAAAACTAAGGGGACAGTTTGGAGGAACATATGATATACATTGATAAAAATTCTCATGAATCTTTTTATATGCAGATTTACAACCAAATAAAGGAAGGAATTCTTTCGGGTAAAATTGTTACGGGAGAAAAGCTTCCCGGAATACGTTCATTATCAAAAGACATTGGGGTTGCAAGAAATACGGTAGAGAAGGCATATGCTCAGCTTTCTCTGGAAGGCTATATAGAATCGAAGCCAGGCTCCGGTTTTGTGGTTCAAAATACGGGGATAGGATTTTTCATACACAGGCCTGACAAAAGCGATATAGGGGGTATAAAAGAAGAAGCTAAAAGAGAGAAATATAAATATGATTTTCAATACGGCGCTCTACCTATGGATAAATTTCCTGTAAAGCTTTGGAAGCAATATACCGCTAATGCCCTTTCTTCTATGGTTTCTGAAAAAATAGACCAATATCAGGATAATCTCGGAGATTACATGTTAAGAGAAGAGCTTAAAAAATACCTCTATCGGTCAAGAGGAGTAATCTGTTCTTCCGAACAAATCATCGTAAGCTGCGGCCTTCATTACTGCATTGAAATTATATGCAGGCTTTTAGGAGAAAAAAAGACGATTGCCTTTGAAGAGCCGGGCTATCTTGGCCCAAGGGACGTATTTATAAAAAATAATTATACCATAGAGCCTATATATGCGGATGAAAAGGGAATCGATTTATCTTCTCTTAACGCTTCAAAGGCTTCCGGAGCATATGTAACATGTTCTCATCAATTTCCCTATGGAACGGTAATGTCCATAAAAAAAAGGAGACAGCTTCTCCAATGGGCATCTGAAAATGACGCATACATTATAGAGGATGATTATGACAGCGAATTCCGATATGATTCAAACCCGGTTCCTTCCCTTCAATCCATAGACAAATTTGACAGAGTGATTTATGTGGGAACCTTTTCAAAATCTCTTTCTCCTTCCATGAGAGTAAATTACCTTGTGCTTCCCAACAGGCTTCTTCCCCAATATCATGAAAGATATAAGGGCTATGCATGTCCCGTTTCATGGATAACCCAAAGAATTCTTGCAAGCTTCATAGAAAACGAGGACTATGAAAGGCATACTCGTAAAATGGCTATTATATGCAAAAAAAAGCATGATAAATTCGTTCAAATCGCAGAACAGCTTATGGGTGATAAAATAAAGCTTTATGGAAAAGGGTCAGGGCTTCACTTTATTATGGAATTCCCTTCTGAGCAAAAGCAAGACAGGCTCATTGAAAAAGCTGCTGTTAATGGGGTCAAGGTGTATCCTACCAAGCCTTTTTGGAATAATAAGTCCATGTATAAGGAAAATACATTGTTCATGGGCTACGGCATGATGACAGAATTAGAAATAGAAGAGGGCCTTAAAATTCTACACAAGGCTTGGTTTTAAATACAAAAAAATAAAACTGAATAATTTAAAGGCTTACAATAATACCGCATCAAAATTATATTTATAAAAGCTAAAGATACGATAATGTGAAATTATACTAAGCGAGGGTGAAAAATTACGTAAGGTAAGCCAGTAAGTCGTTTTTCAAGTGAGGGTCTTCTTGTAGCTAATAAACATTTTTCTATTTTTGTCAAGGATATATAGTCAATTTGCTTTTATTCCGAAGTGAATATTTGGATTGAGACGGTTATACTTATTAAAATTTAAAATTGTTTTTTGCTTTTTAGTTTTAATAAGTTTCTTTAAGTCTATAAGTAAACAAACGTAATCTTTACTAAGTTTATTTACGATATCAGATAAGAGAAAAGCAAATTGACAATGATATTATTTCATATTGAATCAAATATAGTTCTCCCCGAGAAATTTATTTGTGAACAAAATCAAGCACCGCCTGATTTTGTTCATACCTTACCTTGCAATACTAGTCGCATCTGGGCGGTACCACGTTCGGATTTACAAAAGGAATAATAAACTCAGGAATACCTACCGCATAAGGCGCTATCTGATATTGCTGGAAGAATATTGTTATTCCGGAGCCGGTAAGATAATAATTATGAATATTAAAATATTCTGCTACATTTTCTTCATAATTGTCAAAATAAATATTATTTCCATTATCAATCTGTCTTTTTATTTCCCCTTCTATAAAGGATAAGATGTAATTGCTATAATCGAGATCAGGTACAAAAAGAGACTGCAGCTTTGTAAAGCCATAGCCTTGAAGATCCCATGTATCACCTCTGCGTATTGTATTACCATGAGCTCCGCCGGTATATTCGTACCTGTCCATATATAAGCTGACGGAGCAGTTTTGATTATAAGTAATATCTGTTGTATTTGATGCCTCAAAAGGCCTCACGGGAATACCTAGACTTCTCGATTCGTTATACTGCTTTGTTGCAAGATTAAAAAGGTCATTTCTGCAATATCTTTCATACTCTGAAGCCTTTATTCTATAAAATTCATTCATGGTTTCAGTAGCATTGAAAAATCTAATGGATTGAAATTGCGGAAATTCTATTGTATAGCTTAATACCAGAACATTATTATAATACATCTTTTCTTGGCGTACGATCATATTGACATCGACACTATAACCCAACATATAAATTAAACCTCCTTTTATATAGAATATGCCAAATGTTTCATTAAGATTAAGATTTATAGTATAATTAATAAATTTTATGAGTTTGCATAAAGTAATATTAATAACCTTTGAAAAAAGGTTTTAAAATAGTAGATAAAAGGTATATCAGGCCTTTGTTTAATATTTTAATTAGTAAAATATATGGTAATAAAGCCTGTCTCTTCTGTCATTAATTTTTTGAAAATAAAATTTAGATTCACTTTATCCAAACTGTCCTGTCTAGTTTGTGTTAATAAAAAAGCAGAAATTACCCTCGCTA
This is a stretch of genomic DNA from Anaeropeptidivorans aminofermentans. It encodes these proteins:
- a CDS encoding aminopeptidase P family protein; protein product: MDSINVKLEKLRGLMAENGIDAYLITKADPHQSENARAYWNGVQFISGFKGSAGTVVVTKDKAGLWTDGRYSIQSREQVKGTEFNVYITSEPGTKSYVDFIKNEVKEKGRLGFDSRTLSVSDAEKLENTLKEKEIVLFGNKDLLGPIWENRPEDIGGKVFDHLTKYCGTDRVKKIEDVRKSMAEKEGDTYIISSLDDIAWLLNLRCADDETLCFPAYVVMTKERTILFANEEKLSDVLDILKRDQVEIMPYESINEFLNTLESPGKIIITPSKTSYSLYSEIKNEKIVKLDFDITTNMKARKNPIEIENNKEISIKDGAALVKFIIWIKEACKTSPISEYEAGLKMDSLRKEIEGFVHTSFSTICGYGGNAAQAHYRATEDKNSVIKPEGFLLVDSGGNYLKGTTDITRTFALGKITEEMKRNFTLVLKCHIALAKAKFLYGATGANLDILARLPLWEECLDFKHGTGHGIGFALNCHEGPHRINLTAGPIRLEEGMLVSNEPGFYAENQYGIRSENIILVKEYGESPYGKFMEFETISFCPFDLESIDKDLLTKEETKWLNDYHKDVYEKLSPYLNDEEKAWLKENTRVI
- a CDS encoding DeoR/GlpR family DNA-binding transcription regulator, coding for MKSKSITAERRNKLAQIIVSEGSAKVSDIAKHFHVTTETIRKDLIFLEEQGIVKKSHGGAVSASSFLERPISIKESENIEPKAQIAIKALELIPDNAIIMMDGGSTTFHIAKLLTLKENITVITNSLIIAQVLANTSNNILCLGGKLRGSSRAVTGAWATDIIKTLTVDLAFIGTDSLDDKGPSTLSYEEAQVKQAMLEHSNKTIVVSDSSKLKRQGLFHCGKWSDIDYLITDSGINLSEIDFITSKTTVLIGE
- a CDS encoding S-layer homology domain-containing protein, whose translation is MKKRLSALFASIFVISSLTFPPNVYAASENHLTKQLDVMDEETMYTDVISVKGLISADNYVKGVKYAFPASELVIELKDDLPANSSVKLTLQNGVWFFRSVNLNGDQYANEYYTGGIEEKLPTNYNTTVGEFIPTSSTSTSGVYTRIVTAANEIPYILHIGSDDSVATLVTSRDGKEGESIRVPLVTRALQYEDMYVTIESYNEISSSTHKFAEAVPYSGISEAAKKIKKSITEVKTPVEGKTVFPIDKITISEKVVGTISEGTFEITAPQGVKILPDVPSDLIKENDYKALNMTVNGESAVKLHLSENIKWTKDTKRSGYGINDKDYTLTYHYPAGEVNYSRVFVELKGIEKSRRDEISTLTITGLKLVADDTVPKGNINLQIKNYMKTNLEPQSFTAAVKTDTEYYEKVPTAPANLENYSINDLIELDEFKLKPYITAENGLVQPQREVSRAELCQMLFELFADKDKFYVGNFYDVSAQYANAVSFCGSKGFVSGYTDGTFRPNKSVTRGEISIILNNILKLNEDVELSLLEKDHWAYEAMAQLVNIGAISGYPDNTLRPDATVTKAEAVSIISRAFGRGTTHRDGPYTYTDIPSDHWAYSYLMNALHPAK
- the thiD gene encoding bifunctional hydroxymethylpyrimidine kinase/phosphomethylpyrimidine kinase produces the protein MNTIPKTLTIAGSDSSGGAGLQADLKTFEEYGTYGLTAITSIVTMDPDNGWSHGVTAIDPLLLKQQIKTATAGGEIAAMKTGMLPNVEIIKIVKETLEKGDIKNIVIDPVMVCKGEAEVLNPENADALRDMLIPLATVATPNLFEAGVLSGMGKLKGLEDMKEAAVKICALGAKSVVIKGGKSLENGDAIDLFYDGKEFEVFSLPKLPTNNNHGAGCTFAAAVAAGLATGLSVRDAVCKAKDFAYAAIKHGFAFNQYVGPVYHAAYRLCK
- a CDS encoding ATP-binding protein is translated as MDCYKRKSLIITLNLKFSQWNTVFGNNRLTATLVERLIHHSYIFVFTSESLNLL
- a CDS encoding ATP-binding protein; this encodes MNNIAILPGIAKEEIIALRFWDKKENLILLGEVGLYKSHLELLCLYGLPARYAYRSFTAASLANILLERNNKNVCSKAFL